In a single window of the Elaeis guineensis isolate ETL-2024a chromosome 4, EG11, whole genome shotgun sequence genome:
- the LOC105042842 gene encoding LOW QUALITY PROTEIN: uncharacterized protein (The sequence of the model RefSeq protein was modified relative to this genomic sequence to represent the inferred CDS: inserted 3 bases in 3 codons), translating into MTIPAATNPLSLFRPCLAATKIIPLSSPHAXSRCPLISFNHRSNTSLFRSSCSNNNDANDPFESFSVLSLDIPWDAKSIWGTFAAYXFSLHIPLSFGGLSVIAQMLHQPVLDPLTMALSINILETTEYVGALTLLHYTTKPQXKLSRFFLQKLLSEQRSSIKASAVAVGFLIALVLFTSILADQLIGQKDVNNPILKEILLYSPTSKMVCFFLYCLITPLLEETVYRGFLLTSLASTMKWWQAVIISSCIFSAAHFSGENSLQLFLIGCVLGSVYCWTGNLSSSFTVHSVYNAGILIATALS; encoded by the exons ATGACAATACCAGCTGCTACGAATCCTCTGTCTCTATTTCGCCCATGTCTGGCTGCTACAAAAATTATACCGTTGTCATCTCCCCATG TTTCCCGTTGTCCCCTCATTTCCTTCAATCATCGGAGCAACACGTCTCTCTTCAGAAGCTCCTGCTCTAACAATAACGACGCTAATGATCCCTTCGAG AGTTTTTCAGTGCTCTCACTGGATATACCATGGGATGCTAAGAGCATATGGGGCACATTTGCAGCAT TTTTTAGTTTACACATTCCTCTAAGTTTTGGTGGACTTTCAGTCATTGCTCAAATGCTTCATCAACCTGTGCTTGACCCACTGACAATG GCTTTATCAATCAACATACTTGAAACAACAGAGTATGTTGGGGCTTTGACACTATTGCATTACACAACCAAGCCAC ATAAGCTTTCCCGCTTCTTCCTGCAAAAGTTGCTTTCAGAACAAAGAAGCTCAATAAAAGCATCTGCTGTGGCTGTTGGATTTCTGATTGCATTGGTTTTGTTCACTTCAATTCTTGCTGATCAACTAATTGGACAAAAG GATGTAAATAATCCCatattgaaggagatactttTGTACAGCCCAACATCCAAGATGGTATGTTTTTTTCTCTACTGTCTCATTACTCCGCTGCTAGAAGAGACTGTTTATCGTGGATTTCTTCTAACCTCTCTTGCCTCCACAATGAAATGGTGGCAAGCTGTCATCATTAGTTCATGTATTTTTAGCGCAGCTCACTTTTCTGGTGAGAATTCTCTGCAACTTTTCCTCATTGGCTGTGTTCTTGGGTCTGTATATTGTTGGACGGGGAACTTGTCTTCTTCGTTCACTGTTCACTCTGTATATAATGCAGGGATTTTAATCGCAACTGCATTGTCATAG
- the LOC105042840 gene encoding thiamine-repressible mitochondrial transport protein THI74, translating into MKKKKGFKKEPSKRHEKGTTALTKRPPFHQDNASPRRLNRRERRPQGNMEKLDDSGTGHRWKWVERWMDRDTMRWAIGLMYIIAVATIWIAASFIVQSVVDAGVSPFLITYICNSLFVVYIPIVEISRHFEDSIEGFWSCLRNKKDADKQQSSDLENVNLLHESNHDTNPNVLAGHSKEDTLSGVQSRLPESSHANACGQPELDVVSQDCSKEVDAKGRWTRTRVAKVSLLICPFWFLAQLTFNLSLKYTTVTSNTILSSTSSLFTFLVALAFLGEKFTWVKLISVLLCMGGTIIVSLADSNPNPAANAIGTNHLLGDILALLSAGLYAVYITLIRKKLPDETKGEGQASTAQFLGFLGLFNLLIFLPVALLLNFTKLEPFHKLTWKQCGLIVGKGLLDNVLSDYLWAKAIHLTTTTVATAGLTIQVPIAAIVDSLTGNAPHLMDYIGAAAVMVGFAGINIPSDAFSGTQTSQELAVENNDVSDDHFELPIERNRTSLS; encoded by the exons GAAATATGGAAAAGTTAGATGACTCTGGAACTGGTCATCGGTGGAAATGGGTTGAGAGGTGGATGGACAGAGATACCATGCGTTGGGCAATAGGTTTGATGTACATAATTGCAGTTGCAACCATATGGATTGCTGCCAGTTTTATAGTTCAATCTGTAGTAGATGCTGGTGTTTCTCCTTTCCTAATAACATACATTTGCAACTCATTGTTTGTGGTTTACATCCCTATTGTTGAAATTTCAAGGCATTTTGAGGATTCAATTGAAGGTTTTTGGTCTTGTTTGAGAAATAAGAAAGATGCAGACAAACAACAATCTAGTGATTTGGAGAATGTAAATCTTCTTCATGAGAGTAATCATGATACGAACCCCAATGTTTTAGCGGGTCATAGTAAAGAGGATACTTTATCTGGAGTTCAGTCCAGGCTTCCAGAATCTAGTCATGCTAATGCATGTGGTCAACCAGAATTGGATGTTGTGAGTCAAGACTGCAGTAAAGAAGTAGATGCAAAGGGTCGATGGACACGCACTCGTGTAGCTAAAGTCAGCTTGTTGATATGCCCTTTTTGGTTTTTAGCACAACTGACTTTCAATCTGTCTCTCAAATATACCACTGTAACA TCTAATACTATCTTAAGCAGTACATCTAGCCTTTTCACTTTCTTGGTCGCTTTAGCATTCCTAGGAGAGAAGTTTACATGGGTAAAGCTGATTAGCGTTCTTCTGTGCATGGGGGGAACAATAATAGTCAGCCTGGCTGATTCAAATCCAAATCCTGCAGCCAATGCAATTGGAACAAATCATCTTCTTGGAGACATTCTTGCTCTTCTTTCAGCAGGCCTGTATGCTGTATACATCACACTGATTCGTAAAAAGCTGCCTGATGAGACAAAAGGAGAAGGTCAAGCAAGTACAGCTCAGTTTCTTGGATTTCTTGGGCTGTTTAAtcttttgatctttcttcctGTTGCTCTACTGTTGAATTTTACAAAGCTAGAGCCCTTTCACAAGCTTACATGGAAGCAATGTGGCCTTATTGTTGGCAAAG GTTTATTGGATAATGTGTTAAGTGATTACTTGTGGGCAAAGGCCATCCATCTGACAACAACGACTGTAGCAACTGCTGGTCTTACAATTCAGGTTCCGATTGCTGCCATTGTTGACTCACTCACTGGCAATGCCcctcatctcatggattacattGGAGCTGCTGCTGTCATGGTTGGGTTTGCTGGAATCAACATACCATCAGATGCTTTCAGCGGAACCCAAACAAGCCAAGAACTAGCAGTAGaaaataatgatgtgtctgatgaTCATTTCGAACTGCCTATCGAGAGAAATAGGACTTCTCTTTCATAG